From Rattus rattus isolate New Zealand chromosome 17, Rrattus_CSIRO_v1, whole genome shotgun sequence, the proteins below share one genomic window:
- the Gabarapl2 gene encoding gamma-aminobutyric acid receptor-associated protein-like 2: MKWMFKEDHSLEHRCVESAKIRAKYPDRVPVSVDSPPPHPAVTLSVLERCREGALGRATVEKLRSQGVARDRTAWASSGPSLGKKGLVLFRGISAESSDLGQ, from the exons ATGAAGTGGATGTTTAAGGAGGACCACTCGCTGG AACACAGATGCGTGGAATCCGCGAAGATCAGAGCGAAATACCCCGACAGGGTTCCGGTGAGTGTGGACTCCCCGCCCCCTCACCCTGCTGTCACCCTTAGTGTCTTGGAGAGGTGTCGAGAGGGCGCGCTAGGCCGCGCAACAGTTGAGAAGTTAAGGTCTCAAGGTGTAGCCAGAGACCGGACAGCCTGGGCTTCCTCAGGCCCAAGCTTGGGGAAGAAGGGGCTGGTGCTGTTCAGGGGCATCAGTGCTGAATCTTCAGATCTAGGGCAGTAA
- the LOC116886167 gene encoding gamma-aminobutyric acid receptor-associated protein-like 2: MRDITQIWTSIVASYAVGHIYLLLACLLEIRPEPLWVPGNCRSAQEQPQLLTCLDLPGDRGKVSGSQIVGIDKRKYLVPSDITVAQFMWIIRKRIQLPSEKAIFLFVDKTVPQSSLTMGQLYEKEKDEDGFLYVAYSGENTFGF; the protein is encoded by the exons ATGAGGGATATCACTCAGATCTGGACCTCCATAGTGGCTTCTTATGCTGTGGGGCACATTTATTTACTCCTCGCCTGCC TGCTGGAAATCAGGCCTGAGCCTTTGTGGGTTCCAGGCAATTGTCGTTCTGCTCAAGAACAGCCTCAGCTTCTGACCTGTCTTGATTTGCCAGGTGATCGTGGAAAAGTCTCCGGCTCTCAGATTGTTGGCATTGACAAGAGGAAGTACTTGGTCCCATCTGACATCACTGTGGCTCAGTTCATGTGGATCATCAGGAAAAGGATCCAGCTTCCTTCTGAGAAGGCCATCTTCTTGTTTGTGGACAAGACAGTCCCACAGTCCAG cCTAACTATGGGACAGCTTTAcgagaaggaaaaagatgaagaTGGATTCTTGTATGTGGCCTACAGCGGAGAGAACACTTTTGGCTTCTGA